ACTTTCAGTAatagtctttttttctttctttttcattcaccGTTCTCCCTATTCAATGtggttttaattttcttaatcgtCCTCAGGCTTCTCGTAATCCTTGGGACTCGAGAAGATCATCGGCAGATTCCACCCGATTATCCCATCTAAGAGGCATAAGCATCACATCTACGAGGGGCCCTGCGAAGCCTTTTCGAGGGCCCCAAGAGATCATGGAATTGTTGGATAACAGTCTCGAATGGagttttgatatattcaagcTCGAGATCTTGACAGAGAAACGGTACGAGATTAACGTAATTCTTTGCCtgtcaattttaattttcttcggtCATTTATGTAATACGATAgttgaaaaattatagaaaaatttcgttCTCACAGGCCATTAGTCTTTCTCGGTATGAACATCATGAACATGTACGATGTACCGAATAAATTGGACTGCGACGAAAAGGTCATACATAATTGGCTGACGTTAATCGAGGCTAATTACATATCAACCAACAGTTATCACAATTCGACACATGCCGCAGACGTAATGCAAGCTATAGCCAGATTCATGCAGTCCGATAGACTGAAACAAATATTGGACCCCCTCGACGAGGTCGCTGCTTTGATCGCTGCTGCCACCCATGACATCGATCATCCTGGTCGATCCAGGTAAATACAATCACGTTTGTCTCTTACACATTTCGAATTCCAATATCGTTCAATGTTTGTCTATCTCGATAGCCAATTCTTAAGCAACTCGAACAACAGATTGGCAATCCTTTATAATGATCTGTCGATTCTCGAATCGCATCACGCAGCATTAACCTTCAAGTTATCTCTCTCGGACGACAAAGTGAATATTTTCAAGGTAAGTTACTTTCTACTACTTAATCCTCtacgataattaataacgaagGAATAAAGTATCATAAAACAGTCGACACCGTGTTTACGTTTCAGAATCTAGATCGAGATACGTACAAAATATTAAGGACTAACATAATTGACATGATTCTGGCGACGGAAATGACGAAACACTTCGAACATTTGGCGAGATTCATGAACGTCTGCAGCTTAAGAATCGGAGAGGATCAACCGATGGAGGTAACGAGCAATCTTTTCTCGAATTCCTTCTCCTGTACTaatgaaatatctttctttttctctttttttcagtATAATACTGAAAATGTGGATGTAACGATACTTTTACAGCCGGATAATGTGATGATGGTAAAGAGAATGATGATCAAATGTGCCGACGTGTCAAATCCGACGAGGCCTTTGCGATCTTGCATCGAATGGGCTAGAAGAATCGCTGaggaatattttaatcaagTACGTGCGGTTCTCGagtttctaatttaatttcattccaTTATCATCGAACGTAGAATCGATTTTGCATAAGAATCGATGTATAAAAATCATCGACATAATTTTTCAGggataaaaaatacaagttACTTCATCGTCATATTTCTTACAtcgaattttacttttatcagaaagtatatttttaattagttgGCTGGTTATAAAATTGAGTCACGTTTGACGACCATCATGTTCAAACTCTAAAtcacacttttctttttttctttctccagacggacgaagaaaagaaattgaatataccagtGGTAATGCCCATGTTCGACCGAATGACCTGTTCGATACCAAAATCGCAGATCGGTTTCGTCGATTTCATTATAAACGACATGATAGAAGCTTGGGATTGTGCGTTATCTataatcgttttctttttttacatctgactcgaacgaattataataaaacactTATTTCTCGTAGCTTTCATTGACATGCCAGAAATGCTTAATTACATGCGACACAATTACGACAAATGGAAAGAATTCAACGTGAGTCGAAGTGCCGATTTTATTCAATCGACATGGAATATCGATAACAAGAcctttaccttttcttttacagGATCAGGGCATAACGACGTTGCAGGATATCGAGAAGATTCAACTGCAACCGGACTTGAAGATAATCAAGTTATCCGAGGAACGACGATGATGAAACGAACgacgtttctctttttgaatTCTCCGTCCTGTTCATTTTCTTACTGGAAAACGAGAAACGTTATTAGAAAGCGTTAGAAGGCTTCGATGAGCGGTTGGCATTCAGTACGTCGTAGCGCATATTTATAGCTATAGGTTAAAACAGTTTGTACGTTTCAGCAAATATACGttatatgagaaaaagagacaagaaaggaaaaagaataaaataaaaatgagaggAAGTTAACTTTACCAAGATAAATATGATTAGCAAGGACGAAAAGTTGCTTTCTCGAAGCGTTCGGTTCGCTCCTCGAACGACGACTGAACCGTACGGTTcgctagaaaaaaaatcatcctTTTGCATTATTAATACTAAAGAAATGTAACGTTGCGTTCGACGATTGCTTTATCGTTCcaattttcaacgatttcgCTCGGTCTGATATCGCGTGTCTCAAAACGGCCGATTTTCTTTCCGTACAATTGCAACAGCTTAGACGTTAAAGTTTACTCGGAATTACGGagtcttcgatcgatcgttgaaatAAGTAGTCTTATTTTCGAGACGAGCCGCGAAACAGTAAGTGCAAGTATTGAGATAAGTTTGCGACGCAAGCGCGAGCGAAACCCGTTCGGTATactctaaagaaagaaagatgagtAGGGAGTTAGCCTTTCGTAATCATCGATATAAATCCGATGTTGACTACGTGGTGAAAGTGGCGAAAACACTATTGACGCCGATTGGTATCTGGCCGCTCTATCGAAGTGATAGCTTGTCTGACAAGATTAAAATGTATGCTCAAATCAGCCTGGTCTTTAGCCTGATGTGTTGTCTTTTGATACCTCATTTGATCTATACGTATTTCGACGCGGAGAAGTTAACCAAAATGATGAAGGTGATCGCAGCCCAGGTCTTCAGTACGCTAGCGATCGTGAAATTTTGGACGGTGATtataaacagaaaagagattGGATATTGTTTGTTGGAAATGGAAAGGCAATACAAAGATGTCGAGTGCGAGGAGGATCGTTCTGTGATGGTGAAGAGCGCCAAGATCGGTAGACTCTTCACCATCGCTTATTTGAGTTTATCCTACGGCGGAGCTCTACCCTATCATATTATTATGCCTTTGGTAGCCGATCCAATCGTAAAGGATGATAACACGACGATATTACCTCTACCCTATCTCAGTGattacattttcttcgtcgttgaGACTTCGCCCATTCTGGAGATCTTTTTCGTCGGTCAGATCTTTGTCAGTAGTCTTATACTCTCGACAAATTGTGGCGTTTACAGTTTAATCGCAAACTGCGTCATGCATGCCTGCTGTCTCTTCGAGGTCGTCCGTAGACAGATCGACACGATCTTCGAGTACGAAAACGAAAATCTGCGTAAGAGAATCTACAACATCGTTGATAATCATCTTCAAGCGATCAAGCAAGTTTTTTACATTGctcttattcttcctttctcgttttctcttctctttaagTTAATCTTTGCAATAACGATTCATGTTGCAGGTACGCTGAGAAGATCGAACAGGCAATGAATATCGTATTTCTTTGCGAGATGGTTGGCTGTACCATTATCATATGTTTCCTCGAGTTTGGAGTCCTTGTGGTAGGtaccagaaaaagaaaagaaaagaaaaaaaaaataatttttttcctcgcgAATTTACGTAGAGGAAGATTAAAATTACAGATAAGAAACTAATTCAATGATTATTAATCGTGAGTATtggtaattataatattatacaggaGTGTATAAAACTTGGAAACATTACGTTCCTTTCCCATCTTCCTTACCTAAGTCCATACGTTTAATTTcaagacaaaataaatttttcgactTCCCAGGATTTGGAAGACAAAGAAACTTTGGGTATGATGACTTATGGCGTACTGATGACCTCGATTTTCGTCAATGTCtttataatatcattcatTGGTGATCGTCTAAAAGAAGAGGTATCCGCCTTCaaaaagtttaaataattctttttaaacgtATCTTTACTTACTCCATGTTCTTATCGAAAGAGCGAACTGGTCGGCGAGTCAACATACTCGATCGAGTGGTATCGTCTTCCCAATGCCATTATAAGTGACTTGGTAATGATAATCATACGCTCTAGTCGACCATCTCGTTTGACAGCCGGCAAGATATTCGATTTATCTCTACAAGGTTTTTGCGACGTGAGTAGATCTACCTTACGCTGATTCGAACATGATTAAATCTTTATAGAAGATCGTGTTTTTTCGCAGGTTTGCAAGACTTCAGCTGCCTACCTGAATTTTCTCCGAACGATGGTTGCATAAGATTTGTGATAAATCctggaaaatgaaaaacataggaaggatttaatttttttttctttttcgagtcTTACAATTAGACGACGCAATTATCGTTCGACACAAAGGAGTGTCGTTTCGTTGAATGTACATAAATGTATCACGTATATCCGAATGAATGGTataaacgttaataaatatagagCAATGGAAAGTTGAGATCGGATGAGTTTTCTAAAAGGAATCATCAAAGGGAAAGCAAGAAGAACAAACTTTATAATAGGCATAGAAAATGATAGTACCGACCAACTTTCcttttgcaatttttaataaaggcACCGAAATAACTTCTATTCGTTCTCTCGATTCTTTCAGTTCAAAAAATCATTCGAAGGAAttacagaaaatattaaagtttAAGCTTCATGAATTATCGAACGATACGCAAGCGCACGATATTGTAACTGCTGTTCCGCAGCGAGTATTTTAAACGCGGTAATTTTCTTGATAGTTCAGACGCAAACCAAACGCAACCATCTTACAACTCTGTTAGGGTTATAgagggataaagaaagaatagtagctaaaagaaaatattgataaggAATCAAAACTTTGTTATGACCGAGGGGAATAGAAATTACAAAGAAGACGTAGGGTATACGACCGAGTTGTGTAACTACTTGCTTCGTACACTCGGGATATGgccattttcgaagaaaaaaaagggatataTGGAAAGTTTGCTAAAACTTCTCGTCATTTTATTTAGTTACTCTCTACTGTGTTTCTTCGTTGTACCAGCTATACTTCATCTACTcttgatcgaaaaaaattctcaCGTGAAGCTGAAAAAATTGCCGCTCATCTTTTACAACGTCATTTCGATCGCGAAATACAGCGGATTGCTCTTGCAGGAGAATCAAATCGCTCGTTGTCTGAAGCACGTCGAAGAGGATTGGAAAAGTATAGGAAGTGAACGTTACCGTgtgataatgaaagaaaaagcaaagctTGGAAGACGATTGCTTCTCATTTGCGGTATTCTCATGTATAGCAGCGGTGGtttcaatcgaatttttctaCCCCTTTCTAGGGGCAAGATAGTAACTCCTCAAAATATTACGATCAGACCTCTCCCTTGTTCCGGATACTATATCTTCTTCGATGATCAAATCAGTCCTAATTACGAGATCATCTTTTGCCTGCAATGCATCTCTGGATTGGTCACTTATTCTATTACCACAGCGATCTGTGGCTTGGCAGCACTTTTCGTTATGCACACTTGCGGACAACTCGAAATTCTCGTCGAATTAATCGAAGGTATCGTTGAAAAGACAGATAACGGAGAAAATCAAACGAATAAGCTGATTTCTATTACGGTCGAGCATCAAATTAGAGTACGAAGGTATGTCGGTAGAAAAACATCACTTTATTATCACTCGATCATAATTGCTTTAACAGTCATGTACGCtatgataattaaatgttaattattgaatttatcTAATCGTTTCACATCTTCGTAGTTTTTTGCAAACGGTAGAAGTTACGATGCATCAGATATGTTTGTTCGAGCTCATGGGTTGCACCTTGACCATGTGTTTCTTTGGATATTGTTTGATTACGGTAATCGTGTTAatgtttcttaattttctttcctatccAACGTGAATTATCGCTAATGCGATCTTAATAATTCTAAAGGACTGGAGCAATCGCAACCCGACTAGTATTTGTACATACTTTATCGGGCTTTCATCTGTAACGTCTCATATTTTCATGTTCTGTTTTGTCGGTGAACAGCTTACTTTACAGGTAGATTTTTTATTGTCTCTcatttacgtacgtatacttatagatttttatctataagaatatatatatatactcttttataaatatataaaatatatatacgactCTTAAAGTAATTGATAACGATAGGCGGAGAAGGTGGCTTTAACATCTTGCGTACTCGATTGGTATCGTTTGCCAAACAACAAGGCCAAGAGCGTCATTTTAATAATGGCTATATCTCACTGTCCCATGAGAATTACAGCAGGAAACGTAATAGAACTTTCCCTTCAAACTTTTGGTCAGGTATACGAAgagtttaacaaatttttgttataactcgtaatattgttaattaaatgtatCTCAATTGTAGGTTATCAAAACAGCAGCAgcatattgtaatatattacgaACAGTAACTTAATCATTACTTTCTCAAGtagtaaaaagaatattataaaatatatgtaaaaaaacgTGATAAAACGATGTAAAAATTTCAGATTcatgcaaataattttttgcattataatttaataaggtGTAAATCATGATGTCTCGATCTTTAATGAAGCTTTAATGAAGCTTTTTTTATACTGTATGTGTAAGTTTTtcagtatattaaaaatattatttttcagacATGACAAAAACTAAAGGAATACATTGAGTTTAAAGTACGAATAAAAGTGACTCGTACAAAATATAGATTGTAAGATACGCAATGAACCACAAAAAATAAGACAGGGATTTTATAAAGTTTTTTGAAGTACATGCAATGAAAGGATTGTGTGTCTACAGAAAGCGCTATCTACTtctctcgttaaatatttattgcacTGTTGTAATCGATGTTATGTGAACTTTTACAAATTCCCTATCTCTTTTATGCTACTTGTAATTTATCTGTGGTTTTATCTAGCTAGCTTACGAttgatatgtatttataaaaatccaaaaattttttaatttactatgtacaaataaaattctcttcATTAAtccaaaataaattattaatataaatatgaaatagtaTCTATGAAATATCTTATCAATGATTTTGAATGTGCCTATCCATCAATGAATtaatcaatgaattatttagTCAATGAATTATTTAGTCAATGAATTATAGTGTCTACAATAATCAATAACTTACCGACTTACCGACCTTATCAATATCGTCTACTCACTGAACTTACCAACTAATGGACATCACCAACTCATTGAAATTATCAGTTATCGGTATTACCGACATACCAACTTGTCTGCCTTATGGTTTACTGATAATTTATCAATAGAGCAAGTTCTAttgatgatttttattataaaaagtaataattctataaatatcatattcttctgaattatatttgaagaatttcattttaatgttTAGAGAATTGATTTCtgtaacaggagaatatgTCAGAAGAAGTGGTAGGATTTTTCGGATAAGGTTTTCAAAGAATTTGCGCGAGCAAGGAGTTTACaagaaattaattacgtatttattatagttaatcaatgtttattttaatttgattttatatatatatataatcatcttCCTGCGTGTGATAATCcgtattgttttttatttaataacttttgCATTACATTAtgccaatattttttattatacaattccAAAGTATTCGATGATTCAATGTCTTAGtaatcatttcattttgttgtatatatttcattcaatattatacgtgtaaatttcatgttttaacatttttaattacggattaatatcgatacgttttgcttttgatattaaattctttttcaactaAATTCCTTTACTTTTTGGAGAAAATCcctttaatttattcatatataatatataatttatatttataaatctgcTTGTATTTAATTcacgtattattaatatgtgatacaatttattatattttggaaTAATCTTTAGAGTGCATTTAtttgcaattattatatagtattatattgtatgagttctacaaatatttttcgaacttctctttttcttgagtGGTTGTTTCACAATACATTAATAAATCGACCAATTACAATGtcaacatattttaatataattttagaaatctctttttgttatatcCTTCTTATCATATTGTAGTCACATTATTTCTTACGTCTATTTTTTAGGTAGTTCATTATAGTAATTCTTTTGAAAGTCTTCTGTCATTATTTCTTCATCATGTTACATACTTCAATCGACAAATTTTGTAGCatttagaattttcttctctctcaaaGAATGtccctaaaaaaaaagaatcattatGTACACATTTAtcaagtaattaaaatatattattgacatataagatatatattattattatgtaaaatactAACCCGTATAAgcgatgaaatattttgatgAAGTCCGCAATTCGttcatacttttattatattttgttgaaTTTATCATATCATTGACATTccataataaattatcgtcCATCAGTTTACAATTTGAGCATTATAGTATtccaatttttctatttaactctttatctaattttttatttcgtatatatacataaaattttcttcattatcatcttttaattataacatatatgtagaACATGTGTAATATCGTTCTTGTTTTCTCATCCATTCGTCACTCACTTCGTCCGATGATCTGAAAACTCAAATCTTCCAAAAGTAGTATccgaaaaaaatgtttatgcaGTAGTTAATTCAATtactttgtttatattattaaattggtttaataataaataattcgagtCAAATTCatatcaaatttttgaaaGGCCGGAAACAACAATTAAAGTACGTAAtacgataaagaaatattttaaagtacAATTTCGAGATAGATAAAAGGAGATAGTAGAAACATGAAAGTAGatttgatatacatatttgaatatgtaaaatatttaaaaagggagaaagagagttgttcatgaaataagaaaatcataGACTAGATCATAGCTCTTCGGTATATTCCTGATAGAAGAGTCTaagatttttaatgatttttttccaaCCTCGAGTAATACAATACGAAGAGAAATGTCCAAGAAATGTCAATTTATATCGCATAGGGATGTTGTTTAAaggaatatgtatatatgttcacctacgtgtatatatgtatgaatatatactcTTGTAACGAACcttattcattcattcctaAAACAGTATTGTTTCGTTCTTTTGCTCTTGTAGAATTCAACCATTCATCGTTCTATTTGATATTTCTCCTCTTAAATCtttgcatattatttattgtcagCCAATCGAATATAGTTTCGTAAGggagaaaaaatcaaagaactATCGACCTTCCCTTTTCGATTACGTGAATGTAGTTAGTACAATAAGCGTCGAcacgatgagaaagaaaaattatatattggtTTGTTCAATTTGTAACGAATCatcattaaatttcaattaagaTATCCCTACATTTTTCACCTAAAGATACAAAGAATTTTCTTACTCAAAAAAGGAATGGACGATGACATAGCTAGTCTTAATTACGATTGCAATTATAACCTGTACCTGGCGAAACGCTTGGTCATTGACATGAAAAGATTTCGCGGTAttccttttaattaataattatttctcactttcatatattcattaaaGTTGAAAatctacatatacatttactgTACGCTTTGTTTGGAATTTCTCGCATCACTTTTTTCTAAATGTCTGCCATATAATCTCATTCCGTactgttatataaatatatctttgtcTGTCAAACACTCGTCTTTCAAAACTTAttctaaatatcttttattcctaaaattctttaaattttgattaaaagaGTGTTATTACCTCAGTaacattaataaattcataaacgTATTATGACATCTCTGTGAAATTTAAAGGATGTTATATCTAATATCATTGTGTTCATTATGTATCATTTAAAGTTATCTAttgtatgtttattatatacgtatatgcgcTAACATAGACTTACGCTTCTCagtgtaattattaatacgatcacttcttctttgtattatacataagtaattaattatatttacgtttGCTTGCAGATCcctttaaaacatttttatattctaggCTGCGATACTGATCATATTTGATTAGATCATCGATTTACTGAAAATTTATCTCCTTATCTTACTCTAGATCGACAAAACGCAGTAAAGTGGTTACGTTTCCTGATGAAGACCAACCATGATATTGCCGCGATGCGACTTAGAAATGACTTTATGCATTATTTAGTTTTAAATCTTCAAGAAAGTCAGTTGAGGCCACCTTTCGACAAACCACCGCCTAGTATCGAATGTCTTACGGATATAGCCAAACTCATAGTCAGTGTATTTCATTAATtgatcccttttcttttttttttatagtcgtatatataataaatatgcatAGTATATTTTTGAAGTTGAATATATTTGTAGCATAACAAattgatagaaaagaagataacttTGGAAGTTTTCCAATCGGAACAGatcagatattttttctttcatttcctcgTCAAAtcattaattgaatattttgcaATGTTTGTGTATAAAACAAATGTATCTTCTAAAGTTATAAAACTTGTTCAATTTGTACAAAGGGTGTGActcttgtaataaaattatgaacgCCTTTTGTCATTTaatcaaatttcatttattgcaGCTCGTTCTAATGTTCATTAACACTTGTTAGTACTTATTCGGTAGACGAaccaatttttatttagattttataatcttttttattttgattctttaatagattttcattttgatgtcagagaaattttgttaattcaaTAGGAAAcatttagatttattataaattttatttccgaTCTGATCAGAAAATCATGTAAGCAATTTTTATAGTGTTTTTTAGCGTTTGTCGAAATATTTCAGCCTGGCAAAAGCGAAGTTACTGACGATGGTGTGGACTCGATGACCAAATTAGAGGATCTgattgaagaaaaatcgatgataatGTCATTATCGCCCGACGACGGTGCTTTCTTGGCTTCTCAACCTGTACCTCATCATGGTTCCTTTTGTTATTTAGCTATTactacgaagaaaaaggaaagctaAGAAAACGAGTCGTCgttatttcaatttcttcgatatatcctttcattttatttccctATAGCTTGTGTATCTTcttataaagtatatttttatgtgcATAAAGATATATGTTTTATCTCTGTATACCTCAAGAAAAGCATAATCGTATAGATTCagtttttgtttcgttttatttttcacttctgctcttcgtaattttcttcaaaattgtaatatttctttctatcatttctATAACTcacttatatctttttatattttatatctcttttgatacatttaaaaaatatttcattgaattttagTGGTCTTATAAGATGTAACTTTACGCTCCCTTTTTAAGCGAATATAAAttggaaaatatataacaactCGGCCATTACAAAAGCGTACTTCTTTTGGCTTATCTAGACACTATATAATTAGCTTATCATCAATTTTCTCAACTTTTTTACTCACACTGTATCGCATTATTAACATAACAGCAATGGCTATGCTAATATAATAAGAGCAGATGATTTAGCATATCGTCTATTAGGCTTTTTACCTATATACGCGTTATCTCAATTTGCAAATACTATGAAACAATAAGCAGTAAAATTATCAGTTTATATTGTAATACCGGcgaaggaaaacaaaagatcaaatattttatgaatatatagtGCCTTCGATCTTTATTCATAGGCATGCAAACAATTCTGTGACTTTGGAAAATATgtgaattatatatacacacgaaatataaatagtaaaGCGATTAAAAACTTGCTCTGCAATTGATTTATGTcttgtattctttctttagatttataaatatttaaagatttaaacaaaatgaatCCAAGTGAGAACAATCAAGTTGAAAAAAATCTCTATAAAATTCGTTGCATTTGTTTCTTTGATGAAAGATGTGATATTAACAAGCACCGTCCCCGAAAAATTGATATAGTAATAAAGTATTGTACCAGTGTATAACTTCATACTCATGCTATCGAAACAATgatcatatttaaataacaaattactTGGCAAATTTTTATGTACGTAGATATTCCaatgtaatatttgtaaatttgaTCGTCACAACGACGGACAATTATACTTTGTATTAGTaatatagaatgaaaaattgattaaaaaattttccaatttttataaattccttctatttctctatattaCCTTATATCAGTTATTTAGacagaatacatatatagtattgtTTATGACGTGTCATTTTCTTATCGCTCTCACGTATAGACAAATCTCTAAATAACTTGAGCAGTATAAAATGATCATTTGCCATTGAGATATGATCAATTTCTCTCATAATCAATATGTACAACacattatcgattttatcgattttc
This genomic stretch from Vespula vulgaris chromosome 21, iyVesVulg1.1, whole genome shotgun sequence harbors:
- the LOC127071247 gene encoding high affinity cAMP-specific and IBMX-insensitive 3',5'-cyclic phosphodiesterase 8 isoform X2; translated protein: MEILANISRRLGWSVSVAKDAEKAVEIFQTRGHELVIIDHRGQRAVEGDAICRAIKSSPVYHSSVIIALVKKSYFMNSEKDEIVTLDLLEKGFSRALLECSNEGILINELVGIYTSSVLPKTQLAAAHALYLALDRCHDMVHITNERNILQFLNKVTEKLLGYKTEELVGRNLGEIVHYENFALIEQQLSKGREFEGNMNCKRKNNQMITINCRIIPFCITPKKATHYIYVYDTLYLLENSGPLSPINSPLQSTQRTSILSNRKSSDVKSALSEGHRRYSLQKLHSLQLEAPITKVITLLSNAITETTNPETAGQIDKAIEILKTTELYVPHLRDDKIYTDPVATDLVGALLSASRNPWDSRRSSADSTRLSHLRGISITSTRGPAKPFRGPQEIMELLDNSLEWSFDIFKLEILTEKRPLVFLGMNIMNMYDVPNKLDCDEKVIHNWLTLIEANYISTNSYHNSTHAADVMQAIARFMQSDRLKQILDPLDEVAALIAAATHDIDHPGRSSQFLSNSNNRLAILYNDLSILESHHAALTFKLSLSDDKVNIFKNLDRDTYKILRTNIIDMILATEMTKHFEHLARFMNVCSLRIGEDQPMEYNTENVDVTILLQPDNVMMVKRMMIKCADVSNPTRPLRSCIEWARRIAEEYFNQTDEEKKLNIPVVMPMFDRMTCSIPKSQIGFVDFIINDMIEAWDSFIDMPEMLNYMRHNYDKWKEFNDQGITTLQDIEKIQLQPDLKIIKLSEERR
- the LOC127071255 gene encoding odorant receptor 67a-like, translating into MSRELAFRNHRYKSDVDYVVKVAKTLLTPIGIWPLYRSDSLSDKIKMYAQISLVFSLMCCLLIPHLIYTYFDAEKLTKMMKVIAAQVFSTLAIVKFWTVIINRKEIGYCLLEMERQYKDVECEEDRSVMVKSAKIGRLFTIAYLSLSYGGALPYHIIMPLVADPIVKDDNTTILPLPYLSDYIFFVVETSPILEIFFVGQIFVSSLILSTNCGVYSLIANCVMHACCLFEVVRRQIDTIFEYENENLRKRIYNIVDNHLQAIKYAEKIEQAMNIVFLCEMVGCTIIICFLEFGVLVDLEDKETLGMMTYGVLMTSIFVNVFIISFIGDRLKEESELVGESTYSIEWYRLPNAIISDLVMIIIRSSRPSRLTAGKIFDLSLQGFCDVCKTSAAYLNFLRTMVA
- the LOC127071256 gene encoding odorant receptor 13a-like — protein: MTEGNRNYKEDVGYTTELCNYLLRTLGIWPFSKKKKGYMESLLKLLVILFSYSLLCFFVVPAILHLLLIEKNSHVKLKKLPLIFYNVISIAKYSGLLLQENQIARCLKHVEEDWKSIGSERYRVIMKEKAKLGRRLLLICGILMYSSGGFNRIFLPLSRGKIVTPQNITIRPLPCSGYYIFFDDQISPNYEIIFCLQCISGLVTYSITTAICGLAALFVMHTCGQLEILVELIEGIVEKTDNGENQTNKLISITVEHQIRVRSFLQTVEVTMHQICLFELMGCTLTMCFFGYCLITDWSNRNPTSICTYFIGLSSVTSHIFMFCFVGEQLTLQAEKVALTSCVLDWYRLPNNKAKSVILIMAISHCPMRITAGNVIELSLQTFGQVIKTAAAYCNILRTVT
- the LOC127071463 gene encoding uncharacterized protein LOC127071463, producing MDDDIASLNYDCNYNLYLAKRLVIDMKRFRGIPFNLDHRFTENLSPYLTLDRQNAVKWLRFLMKTNHDIAAMRLRNDFMHYLVLNLQESQLRPPFDKPPPSIECLTDIAKLIVSVFHSFVEIFQPGKSEVTDDGVDSMTKLEDLIEEKSMIMSLSPDDGAFLASQPVPHHGSFCYLAITTKKKES